The Christiangramia flava JLT2011 genome has a segment encoding these proteins:
- the cysC gene encoding adenylyl-sulfate kinase yields MNYNIVPHTFSVDRAGREKLNGHKALVVWFTGLSGSGKSTIANRVEQALFKEGIHTFSLDGDNIRSGLNKGLTFSQEDRRENLRRIAEVAKLFVDSGMVVIASFISPLKSDRDFLKKIIGKDHFVEVFVNTSLEECEKRDVKGLYAKARAGEITNFTGIDAPYEVPAKPDIKIETEKEELQASVAKVLNYLQAKLKINQ; encoded by the coding sequence ATGAATTATAATATCGTTCCTCATACTTTTTCGGTGGATCGGGCCGGTCGTGAAAAACTGAACGGTCACAAGGCTTTAGTCGTTTGGTTTACGGGTTTGTCAGGTTCTGGTAAATCAACTATTGCTAATAGGGTTGAGCAAGCTTTATTTAAAGAAGGGATTCATACATTTTCTTTAGATGGTGATAATATTCGGAGTGGACTTAATAAAGGACTGACTTTTTCTCAGGAAGATAGAAGGGAAAATCTTCGAAGAATTGCAGAAGTAGCTAAATTATTTGTGGATTCAGGAATGGTTGTCATTGCCTCCTTTATCTCTCCGTTGAAATCTGATCGGGATTTTTTAAAGAAAATCATTGGAAAGGATCATTTTGTAGAGGTTTTTGTGAATACTTCTTTGGAGGAATGCGAAAAAAGAGATGTAAAAGGACTCTATGCAAAGGCGCGGGCAGGAGAAATAACAAATTTTACAGGAATTGATGCACCTTATGAGGTACCAGCGAAACCTGATATAAAAATAGAAACAGAAAAAGAAGAACTGCAAGCTTCCGTAGCAAAAGTTCTGAATTATTTACAAGCAAAACTGAAAATTAATCAGTAA